From Psychrobium sp. MM17-31, the proteins below share one genomic window:
- a CDS encoding ABC transporter permease produces MLISLAKDSLISRKKTVLLTLVSLTVSMVVLFGVQHLQWQLKESFNRTNSGTDLIVGAPSGPLNLLLYTVFRLGQPTNSIKYQSFIALENKPEVKWAIPLALGDSHRGYRVLGTNNTYFEHYGYGEQQKLELVAGKVFNNIFDVVLGAEVAARLDYKIGDKIIVAHGIGNTSFSKHKHAPLKVTGILQPTGTPVDKTVHVTLDAITAIHLPPTLLFKKLAAPKPLSMPPRELSAVMLGLESKMAVFKLQRQINNYQADRLMAILPGVAMSQLWQITDGVESALMLIAALVVVSSFCGLTTMLLASINERQGEIAVLRVLGARPWQVTALIFAEVLLITALALAISISGLVVALTLFKPWLASEFGLFISSNILSNNLLLTAAGIVITAIIAAIIPAFSIYRKALHQQLS; encoded by the coding sequence GTGCTAATTTCCCTTGCCAAAGACAGTTTGATAAGCCGCAAAAAAACAGTCTTGTTAACACTGGTGTCTTTAACCGTAAGTATGGTGGTGTTGTTTGGTGTTCAGCATTTGCAATGGCAATTAAAGGAGAGTTTTAACCGCACGAACTCTGGTACCGATTTAATTGTTGGAGCGCCTAGTGGGCCATTAAATTTATTGTTATATACTGTGTTCCGTCTTGGGCAGCCAACGAACTCAATTAAATATCAGAGTTTTATTGCCCTTGAGAATAAGCCAGAAGTTAAGTGGGCTATTCCGTTAGCGCTTGGCGATTCACATCGCGGTTATCGCGTATTGGGCACCAATAACACTTATTTTGAACACTATGGTTATGGTGAACAGCAAAAATTAGAGCTTGTGGCGGGGAAGGTATTTAATAACATTTTTGATGTAGTGCTTGGCGCTGAAGTCGCTGCTCGCTTAGATTATAAAATCGGTGACAAGATAATCGTTGCTCACGGTATCGGTAACACCAGTTTTAGTAAGCACAAGCACGCTCCGTTGAAAGTTACAGGTATTTTGCAGCCGACGGGGACGCCCGTGGATAAAACGGTACATGTGACCCTTGATGCGATTACCGCTATTCACTTACCACCAACCTTATTATTTAAAAAACTCGCAGCGCCTAAGCCACTGTCGATGCCACCGCGTGAGCTAAGCGCGGTAATGCTCGGACTTGAGAGCAAAATGGCGGTGTTTAAATTGCAGCGCCAAATCAATAATTATCAAGCGGATCGCCTGATGGCTATACTCCCCGGTGTTGCCATGAGTCAGTTGTGGCAAATTACCGATGGTGTTGAAAGTGCGTTAATGCTAATTGCTGCGCTTGTCGTGGTGTCATCGTTTTGTGGATTAACCACCATGTTATTAGCATCGATTAATGAGCGGCAGGGCGAAATAGCAGTATTACGTGTGCTAGGGGCAAGACCGTGGCAGGTAACCGCGTTAATTTTCGCCGAAGTGTTATTAATTACCGCACTTGCTTTAGCTATCAGTATATCTGGGCTGGTGGTTGCTTTAACCTTGTTTAAACCTTGGTTAGCCAGCGAGTTTGGCTTGTTTATTAGCAGTAATATCCTGTCGAATAACCTGCTGTTAACTGCGGCTGGTATTGTAATTACTGCAATAATTGCAGCAATAATCCCTGCGTTTTCTATCTATCGAAAAGCGCTCCATCAGCAGCTGAGTTAG
- a CDS encoding DUF4440 domain-containing protein, with product MNNYTDVALEFERWNNALQTGCPETVAKLYHKSAILLPTISNKMRTNIEEIEDYFEIFLPLKPQGKVLSSNTRVVGDIGINSGICQFNLEGQGEVQARYTFVYQWIDNCWQIIEHHSSRMPEAVS from the coding sequence ATGAATAACTATACCGATGTAGCGCTAGAATTTGAGCGCTGGAATAACGCGCTGCAAACAGGCTGTCCTGAAACAGTCGCTAAGCTTTATCACAAAAGCGCGATTTTATTACCGACGATATCTAATAAAATGCGCACCAATATCGAGGAAATTGAAGACTATTTTGAGATTTTCTTGCCACTAAAACCACAAGGCAAAGTGTTAAGCTCCAACACTCGAGTCGTGGGTGATATTGGTATTAATTCTGGTATTTGTCAGTTTAACTTAGAAGGGCAGGGAGAGGTTCAGGCGAGATATACCTTTGTTTATCAGTGGATTGATAATTGTTGGCAAATCATTGAGCATCATTCATCGAGAATGCCAGAAGCGGTAAGTTAA
- a CDS encoding DUF2796 domain-containing protein has product MKIASQAFVALVGILMIATPFAGEHVHDKGKVFIVQEHDELQIQFEIPAINVFEFEHRAQTAKQNQRVLAFLDSLAKPERFIEIKDSCQLTSSQEQFSEHYLKGEVHKHQHQHHHDSHEHSDVVFSFHYKCAEMATSFSFTVFEQTHHLHSLTAQWITNKGQGSEELSSKNSKLNW; this is encoded by the coding sequence ATGAAAATAGCATCGCAGGCATTCGTCGCGCTGGTTGGAATTTTGATGATAGCAACGCCTTTTGCTGGTGAACACGTGCACGATAAAGGCAAAGTATTTATTGTACAGGAGCACGATGAATTGCAGATTCAATTTGAAATCCCTGCAATTAACGTCTTCGAATTTGAGCATCGCGCGCAAACTGCTAAACAAAATCAACGGGTATTAGCTTTCCTAGACTCATTAGCTAAGCCTGAACGCTTTATTGAAATTAAGGATTCTTGCCAACTTACTAGTAGCCAAGAGCAGTTCTCTGAGCATTATTTGAAGGGCGAAGTCCATAAACATCAGCACCAACATCATCACGATTCTCACGAGCACAGTGATGTTGTGTTTAGTTTTCATTATAAGTGCGCTGAAATGGCGACTTCATTTTCCTTTACCGTATTTGAACAGACGCATCACTTGCACAGCCTGACAGCTCAGTGGATTACAAATAAGGGACAAGGAAGTGAGGAGCTTTCATCAAAAAATTCAAAGCTAAATTGGTAA
- a CDS encoding NADP-dependent oxidoreductase yields MSDCSIPSVYSAVEFHEFGEPDKLSYVQRETKDLASTQIRVKTLATSINPIDFKTRQGLGWAAQENADKLPMVLGYDALGEIVEIGADVSEFAIGDKVVGFVGFPLDAGCYSQYVVATSDELVKVERSYNALAALPLAGLTAYQGLFEHGKLKAGETVLISGASGGVGYLAVQLALNAGAKVIAVASKASGDKLLALGEVTLIDYSDASVFETLPAIDLWFDLIGGEPAILQLTAANELERLVTVPTVSKDFVCDSVLGKATSALGMLVKNDKQQLTKLVHAVENNELRLNIAKYMPLAQASAAHQLAESGAAGGKIVLTTN; encoded by the coding sequence ATGTCTGATTGTTCAATCCCATCTGTTTACTCCGCCGTTGAATTTCATGAATTCGGAGAGCCCGACAAGCTGAGTTATGTCCAGCGAGAGACAAAGGATTTAGCCAGTACACAAATTCGTGTTAAAACCCTTGCAACATCAATTAATCCAATCGACTTTAAAACCCGTCAAGGGCTTGGTTGGGCAGCGCAAGAAAATGCCGACAAGCTGCCAATGGTGCTGGGGTATGATGCCTTGGGCGAAATCGTTGAAATAGGTGCTGATGTTTCTGAATTCGCCATTGGCGATAAAGTCGTCGGCTTTGTTGGTTTTCCGTTAGATGCAGGTTGTTATAGTCAGTATGTCGTAGCCACTAGCGATGAGCTGGTAAAGGTTGAGCGCAGCTACAATGCGTTAGCGGCATTGCCACTAGCAGGGTTAACTGCTTATCAAGGATTATTCGAACACGGGAAATTAAAAGCGGGTGAGACGGTCTTAATCAGCGGAGCTAGCGGTGGCGTTGGTTATCTCGCAGTGCAACTAGCCCTTAATGCGGGGGCTAAAGTTATTGCAGTAGCCAGTAAAGCAAGCGGTGATAAGTTACTAGCCTTGGGTGAAGTTACGCTGATCGATTACAGTGATGCGAGCGTATTTGAAACGCTGCCAGCAATCGACTTGTGGTTTGATTTGATCGGCGGTGAACCAGCTATATTGCAACTTACTGCAGCTAACGAGCTAGAGCGTCTAGTCACAGTGCCAACAGTGAGTAAAGATTTTGTCTGTGACAGTGTATTAGGCAAGGCGACTAGCGCACTGGGCATGTTAGTGAAAAACGATAAACAGCAGCTGACTAAATTGGTGCACGCGGTTGAAAATAATGAGTTACGTCTCAATATCGCCAAGTACATGCCGTTAGCACAAGCGAGCGCTGCACATCAACTCGCTGAGTCAGGCGCTGCTGGTGGCAAAATCGTGTTGACAACTAACTAA
- a CDS encoding ABC transporter ATP-binding protein, with translation MSSPVIEFDNVTYSYPQSNRVLNIEHWQVHQGQKLFLAGDSGCGKSTLLNVISGILMPTSGSVSVLGQLLNQLSSSKRDVFRAQNIGVVSQSFNLIPYLSVLKNIELACYFAASKTPDLTTRVQTMLSRLHLPADVLHHPVTRLSVGQQQRVAIARALINKPRLLLVDEPTSALDKGAAQAFIKLLLEIADEEGATMLFVSHDSLYCDKFDAVIAFDSLNTLHAKETLSC, from the coding sequence ATGAGCAGTCCAGTAATCGAATTCGACAATGTTACCTATAGCTATCCGCAGTCTAACCGCGTATTGAACATCGAACACTGGCAAGTGCATCAGGGGCAAAAGCTATTTCTTGCTGGGGACTCTGGTTGCGGTAAATCAACGCTGCTTAATGTGATAAGTGGCATTCTGATGCCGACAAGTGGTAGCGTTTCGGTACTGGGCCAGCTGTTAAATCAATTATCATCGTCCAAGCGAGATGTTTTTCGAGCGCAGAATATTGGCGTTGTTTCTCAGTCCTTTAATCTAATTCCCTATCTTTCTGTACTTAAGAATATAGAACTTGCTTGCTATTTTGCGGCAAGTAAAACGCCTGACTTAACGACACGAGTGCAGACTATGTTATCACGGTTACATTTACCCGCTGACGTTTTGCATCATCCGGTTACTCGGCTAAGTGTTGGGCAGCAGCAACGAGTTGCTATCGCGCGAGCTCTGATAAATAAACCTCGTTTACTGTTGGTGGATGAGCCTACTTCGGCACTTGATAAAGGCGCTGCACAAGCCTTTATTAAACTATTGCTAGAAATCGCTGATGAAGAGGGCGCCACGATGCTTTTTGTTAGTCACGATAGCCTCTATTGCGATAAGTTTGATGCCGTTATTGCATTCGATAGTCTTAATACTCTCCATGCCAAGGAGACGTTATCGTGCTAA
- the gshA gene encoding glutamate--cysteine ligase yields the protein MINCYKDKLSQLKEPKFAPIFTQIQRGIEREALRMNDKAELSDKPHAKALGSALTHGDITTDYAETLLEFITPVHNDIDELVDYLADLHRYTLDNIDDELLWPMSMPCMVANEDDIELANYGTSNVGQMKHIYRQGLKNRYGSLMQVISGLHFNYSLGDDAWPVLQQFFKDDNQLQDFRSTRYFSLIRNFHRLGWVIPYMFGASPALCGSFIKNGMPYDFEKLGNGTYYLPYGTSLRLSDLGYTNSEQDNLSICYNDIENYVNSVNNAISMPSEKFEKIGIKENGAYKQLNSNVLQIENELYAPIRPKRVARSGQKPSEALKEGGVEYIEVRSLDVNPFVNVGIDKTQIKFLDMFLMHCMLWQDKPMSQERRQQKVRNLNNVILNGRQPGLMLEEGDDEISLQDWMTRLFDALGSIAELFDHHNGGNEYRACLDELRPMVNDPEATLSGKLMALLKENELDNTPFGVAQAQKFKQQFSEREYQRLSPQILRQRAEESLREQAEIETADTLSIDEYLANYFAK from the coding sequence TTGATAAATTGTTATAAAGACAAACTCTCCCAATTAAAAGAGCCTAAATTCGCGCCAATTTTTACGCAAATACAACGTGGCATAGAGCGCGAAGCCTTGCGAATGAACGACAAAGCTGAGCTGTCGGATAAGCCACACGCAAAGGCGCTAGGCTCTGCATTAACCCACGGCGATATCACTACAGATTATGCCGAAACTCTACTGGAATTCATTACCCCTGTTCACAACGATATTGATGAATTGGTGGACTATTTGGCTGATTTGCATCGTTACACCTTAGATAATATCGATGATGAATTGCTATGGCCGATGAGTATGCCGTGTATGGTAGCCAATGAAGATGACATTGAGCTAGCCAATTACGGCACATCAAACGTTGGTCAAATGAAGCACATTTACCGCCAAGGTTTAAAGAACCGTTATGGCAGTTTGATGCAGGTGATTTCTGGACTGCATTTTAACTATTCATTAGGTGATGATGCTTGGCCTGTACTGCAACAGTTCTTCAAAGATGACAATCAGTTACAAGATTTTCGCTCTACTCGCTACTTCTCGTTAATTCGCAACTTCCACCGTTTAGGTTGGGTCATTCCATATATGTTTGGCGCATCGCCTGCACTGTGTGGTTCATTCATCAAGAATGGCATGCCGTATGATTTTGAAAAACTCGGTAATGGTACTTATTACCTGCCATACGGCACTAGTCTTCGCTTAAGTGATTTAGGCTACACCAATAGCGAGCAAGACAATTTATCTATCTGTTATAACGATATCGAAAACTACGTCAACTCAGTTAATAACGCTATTTCTATGCCATCTGAAAAGTTTGAAAAGATCGGTATCAAAGAAAATGGCGCATACAAACAGCTCAACTCGAACGTACTGCAAATTGAGAATGAGCTTTACGCACCAATTAGACCTAAGCGCGTAGCTCGCTCTGGCCAAAAGCCGTCTGAAGCACTAAAAGAAGGTGGCGTTGAATATATCGAAGTTCGTTCTCTAGACGTTAACCCATTTGTTAATGTTGGCATCGACAAAACGCAAATCAAATTCCTTGATATGTTCTTGATGCACTGCATGTTATGGCAAGACAAACCGATGAGCCAAGAGCGACGCCAACAAAAGGTTCGCAACTTAAATAACGTGATTTTAAATGGCCGTCAGCCTGGCTTAATGCTTGAAGAAGGTGATGACGAGATTTCATTACAAGATTGGATGACACGCTTATTTGATGCGCTAGGAAGTATCGCTGAGTTATTTGACCACCACAACGGTGGCAACGAATACCGTGCTTGTTTAGACGAGTTGCGCCCTATGGTGAATGACCCAGAAGCAACCTTGTCAGGTAAGTTAATGGCATTGCTCAAAGAAAATGAGCTTGATAACACTCCGTTTGGTGTGGCGCAGGCTCAGAAATTTAAGCAGCAGTTTAGTGAGCGTGAATATCAACGATTGTCGCCACAAATCTTGCGTCAACGCGCCGAGGAATCCTTGCGTGAACAAGCGGAAATTGAAACGGCAGACACCCTGTCAATCGATGAGTATCTAGCAAATTATTTTGCTAAATAA
- a CDS encoding dihydroorotase, translating to MKLLIKNAATHAKLLGFQEDRQLTVNLSIQDDVIELISASRPCGDFDHEIDATGLFLAPGLVDPQVHFREPGQEYKEDITSGSKAAAQGGFTQVVSMPNTSPTADNPDVVAYMKQRSQEVGICKVHPTGALSVGLAGKTLTDFKALKTAGAVAITDDGKGVQDDQLFERALINAKEVDLPILDHSEDESLSNGGAIHLGKVSDKYGIKGIDASSEAVHVARGCQLAAKTHAHYHALHVSTKASIDALREAKAQGFKVTAEVSPHHLLLCDEDIPEKPDGTLDANWKMNPPLRSREDMMACRQALIDGVFDAIATDHAPHSPDEKSLPIEQAPFGIIGLETAFPLIYTHFVKTKQITLTQCIDLMSQQAGALFNIKCGRLIQDSTADIVLLDLDNSFEVSADFFASKSRNSPFIGNKLYGRPVLTINNGKIVFDALTNQT from the coding sequence ATGAAACTACTTATTAAAAACGCCGCAACCCACGCTAAGCTATTGGGCTTTCAAGAAGATCGTCAGCTAACTGTCAATCTGAGTATTCAAGACGATGTTATAGAGTTAATCTCAGCCAGCCGCCCGTGTGGAGATTTTGATCATGAAATCGATGCCACTGGATTGTTTTTAGCACCCGGTCTTGTTGACCCTCAAGTACACTTTCGCGAGCCCGGACAAGAATACAAAGAAGATATAACTTCAGGTTCCAAAGCCGCAGCGCAAGGTGGCTTTACCCAAGTTGTTTCAATGCCTAATACCTCGCCGACAGCGGATAATCCAGATGTTGTGGCCTATATGAAACAGCGTTCGCAAGAAGTGGGGATCTGCAAAGTCCACCCAACAGGTGCGTTATCAGTTGGCCTTGCAGGCAAAACGCTTACTGATTTCAAAGCCCTAAAAACGGCTGGTGCTGTGGCAATTACCGACGATGGCAAAGGGGTACAAGACGATCAATTATTTGAACGCGCCCTCATTAACGCCAAAGAGGTTGACCTACCAATTCTTGATCACAGTGAGGATGAATCCCTATCAAATGGTGGTGCAATTCATCTAGGTAAGGTTTCTGACAAATACGGCATCAAAGGAATAGATGCTAGCTCCGAAGCAGTTCATGTCGCTAGAGGCTGTCAATTAGCCGCGAAAACTCATGCCCATTACCATGCACTTCACGTATCGACTAAAGCGTCAATAGACGCCTTGCGAGAGGCCAAAGCTCAAGGATTCAAGGTTACTGCGGAGGTCTCGCCGCATCACCTGTTATTATGCGATGAAGACATTCCAGAAAAGCCAGATGGTACTCTCGATGCGAACTGGAAAATGAATCCACCACTGCGCAGTCGAGAGGACATGATGGCATGCCGACAAGCGCTAATCGACGGCGTATTCGATGCCATTGCCACCGATCACGCGCCCCATTCGCCAGACGAAAAGTCATTGCCTATTGAGCAAGCACCATTTGGGATCATTGGTTTAGAAACTGCTTTCCCGTTAATTTACACCCATTTTGTAAAGACCAAGCAAATCACGCTCACCCAATGTATCGATCTGATGAGCCAACAAGCAGGCGCCTTGTTCAATATTAAATGCGGCAGGCTGATCCAAGACAGCACAGCGGACATTGTATTACTCGATCTCGATAATTCGTTTGAAGTTAGCGCTGACTTTTTCGCGTCTAAATCCCGCAACTCACCATTTATCGGTAATAAACTTTACGGTCGCCCCGTACTCACCATCAATAATGGCAAGATCGTATTCGATGCTTTGACCAATCAAACATAA
- a CDS encoding YqaA family protein, which produces MLITLFVASFLAATILPGGSEALLLVNLNQRPDLVIWLVVMASVGNTLGSVTSYGLGAIGAKKLSEKQLNSKAALWVKRHGVYSLLLSWLPLIGDVICIAAGLFKLPLWRSILFIAIGKTTRYCIVATLYFAA; this is translated from the coding sequence ATGTTAATCACGCTGTTCGTAGCGAGCTTCTTGGCGGCAACTATATTGCCCGGCGGCTCAGAAGCGTTATTGTTGGTTAATCTAAATCAACGACCAGATTTAGTGATATGGCTTGTTGTTATGGCGAGTGTTGGCAATACGCTAGGCAGCGTAACCAGTTACGGTTTAGGGGCGATTGGCGCCAAGAAACTGAGTGAAAAACAGCTAAATTCTAAGGCGGCACTGTGGGTTAAACGCCATGGCGTTTATTCATTGTTACTCAGTTGGCTGCCGCTGATTGGTGATGTGATTTGCATTGCTGCTGGTTTGTTTAAGTTGCCATTGTGGCGCAGTATTTTGTTTATTGCTATCGGTAAAACGACACGCTATTGCATTGTTGCCACTTTATATTTCGCCGCTTGA
- the oadA gene encoding sodium-extruding oxaloacetate decarboxylase subunit alpha has translation MSKPLALTDVVLRDAHQSLLATRFRLEDMLPIAEKLDKVGFWSLESWGGATFDSCIRYLGEDPWHRIRELKKAMPNTPQQMLLRGQNLLGYRHYADDVVRKFVERAHENGVDVFRVFDAMNDVRNLETALKSVVEVGGHAQGTISYTTSPVHNLQTWLDMARRLEDMGAQSICIKDMAGLLRPFDAHELITNLKQTVDLPIAMQCHATTGLSTATYQKAIEAGIDMLDTASSSMSMTYGHTATETVVAMTQGSEYDTGLDLELLEEIAAYFRDVRKKYAKFEGSLRGVDGRILLAQVPGGMLTNMENQLKEQGAGDRMDEVLLEIPKVREDLGYIPLVTPTSQIVGTQAVLNVLTGERYKSISKETAGVLKGEYGATAAPKNAELQARVLDGAEEITCRPADLIDDEFDALSSELQALAKEKGIELSENVEDDVLTYALFPQIGLKFLENRNNPDAFEPHPDNEVAPEPAPAAAAPAQSGGVESYSVRVNGQAYQVEVGPGGEISDIQVAAAPVAAAPAPVAGGEPLAAPLAGNIFKILVSPGQQVAAGEVVMILEAMKMETEVRAVNAGVVGQVSVKEGDSVTVGQTLLTL, from the coding sequence ATGTCTAAACCTCTTGCTTTAACCGACGTTGTACTACGCGACGCGCATCAATCATTATTAGCAACTCGTTTTCGTCTGGAAGATATGTTGCCAATTGCTGAGAAGCTCGACAAAGTTGGCTTTTGGTCTTTAGAATCCTGGGGCGGAGCGACCTTCGATTCATGTATTCGTTATCTTGGCGAAGATCCATGGCACCGTATTCGCGAATTGAAAAAAGCGATGCCTAACACGCCGCAGCAAATGCTACTTCGTGGTCAAAACCTACTAGGTTACCGTCACTATGCGGATGATGTTGTGCGTAAATTCGTAGAGCGCGCTCACGAAAATGGTGTTGATGTATTCCGTGTCTTTGATGCGATGAATGATGTGCGCAACCTTGAGACTGCACTAAAATCTGTTGTTGAAGTTGGCGGTCACGCTCAAGGTACTATTTCTTACACCACTAGCCCTGTGCATAATTTACAAACCTGGTTAGATATGGCGCGCCGTCTTGAAGACATGGGAGCGCAATCGATTTGTATTAAAGATATGGCGGGTTTACTACGTCCATTCGATGCCCATGAGTTAATCACTAATCTAAAACAAACGGTTGATTTACCTATTGCGATGCAGTGTCACGCGACAACAGGTCTGTCGACTGCAACTTATCAAAAAGCGATTGAAGCTGGCATTGATATGCTTGATACCGCGTCATCTTCAATGAGTATGACTTATGGCCACACGGCGACTGAGACTGTTGTGGCGATGACGCAAGGCTCTGAATACGACACAGGTTTAGATCTTGAATTGCTTGAAGAGATTGCAGCGTATTTCCGCGACGTGCGTAAAAAATATGCCAAGTTCGAAGGTAGTTTACGCGGCGTAGATGGACGAATTCTATTGGCACAAGTACCAGGCGGCATGCTAACTAACATGGAAAACCAGCTTAAAGAGCAGGGCGCAGGTGACCGCATGGACGAAGTATTGTTAGAAATTCCTAAAGTTCGTGAAGATCTTGGTTACATTCCATTGGTTACTCCAACGTCGCAAATTGTTGGTACACAAGCGGTATTGAACGTATTAACTGGCGAGCGTTATAAGAGCATTTCGAAAGAAACAGCTGGCGTGCTTAAAGGTGAATACGGCGCGACTGCAGCACCTAAGAACGCTGAGTTACAAGCGCGTGTATTAGATGGCGCAGAAGAAATTACCTGTCGTCCAGCTGATTTAATCGACGATGAATTTGATGCACTATCGAGCGAACTTCAAGCGTTAGCTAAAGAGAAGGGCATCGAATTAAGTGAAAATGTCGAAGATGACGTTTTAACTTACGCGTTATTCCCACAAATTGGTTTGAAATTCTTAGAAAATCGCAATAATCCAGATGCATTTGAGCCGCATCCTGATAACGAAGTTGCCCCAGAGCCTGCGCCTGCAGCAGCTGCGCCAGCACAAAGTGGCGGCGTAGAGTCATATAGCGTGCGTGTTAACGGTCAAGCTTATCAGGTAGAAGTTGGTCCGGGCGGTGAAATTAGTGATATCCAAGTTGCAGCAGCCCCTGTTGCTGCCGCACCAGCACCGGTAGCAGGTGGCGAGCCGTTGGCTGCGCCATTAGCTGGTAATATCTTTAAGATCCTTGTTTCACCAGGTCAACAAGTTGCTGCTGGTGAAGTGGTGATGATCTTGGAAGCCATGAAAATGGAAACTGAGGTTCGTGCCGTTAACGCTGGTGTTGTTGGGCAAGTTAGCGTTAAAGAAGGTGACAGTGTGACTGTTGGTCAAACGCTGTTAACGCTGTAG
- a CDS encoding DUF3299 domain-containing protein, whose protein sequence is MTFITSRYFNLICLLIAVLFCLPTQAFNDKKAAKNPTYETLEWDALMPKEDLEAILNPPNSIMDIADGSTLDRLDAIDSLTQNDPAAKRFFEAMNSSKVVETLKGKRVKLPGFVVPLNHDKYHRVTEFFIVPYFGACLHMPPPPPNQMIFVKLDEGIVVEDLYIAFWFEGTMEISSKDHALGSSAYTLKFDHFYEYML, encoded by the coding sequence ATGACATTTATTACATCACGCTATTTCAATCTGATTTGTTTGTTAATAGCTGTTTTATTTTGTCTGCCAACTCAGGCGTTTAATGATAAAAAAGCCGCGAAAAATCCCACCTATGAAACGCTAGAATGGGATGCTTTAATGCCCAAAGAAGATCTCGAAGCTATTCTCAACCCTCCAAATTCCATCATGGACATTGCCGATGGCTCGACATTAGACAGATTAGATGCCATCGATTCCCTTACTCAAAATGATCCTGCGGCTAAACGTTTTTTTGAGGCGATGAATTCAAGCAAGGTTGTCGAAACACTAAAAGGAAAACGCGTGAAATTACCGGGCTTTGTGGTGCCATTAAATCATGACAAATACCATCGTGTGACAGAGTTTTTTATCGTTCCTTACTTTGGTGCCTGCCTCCATATGCCGCCACCACCGCCAAATCAAATGATTTTCGTCAAACTCGATGAGGGTATCGTCGTCGAGGATTTATACATCGCGTTTTGGTTTGAAGGCACTATGGAAATATCATCAAAAGATCACGCATTAGGTAGCTCTGCTTACACTTTAAAATTCGATCATTTCTATGAGTATATGCTGTAA
- a CDS encoding sodium ion-translocating decarboxylase subunit beta: MEGLMTLWNDTGLANFVPGQIVMMAVGALLLYLAIARGYEPLLLLPIGFGAILANIPAAGFNDEGGLLWYVYHVGIETGVFPLLIFMGVGAMTDFGALIANPKMLFLGAAAQFGIFATLFGAITLNFIPGFEFTLADASAIAIIGGADGPTAIFLASRLSPDLLGAIAVAAYSYMALVPIIQPPIMKALTSQKEREIVMEQLRPVSKKEKVLFPLAVLFMTILFLPAATPLVGMFCLGNLMKEAGVVERLSNTAQNELINIVTIFLGLAVGSKLSADKFLTIETLGILVLGAVAFSIGTASGVMMAKVLGKFSKTPINPLVGAAGVSAVPMAARVANKVGLEANPHNFLLMHAMGPNVAGVLGSAVAAGILLAIVGG; the protein is encoded by the coding sequence ATGGAAGGTTTAATGACATTGTGGAACGATACTGGCCTTGCCAATTTCGTTCCCGGTCAAATCGTAATGATGGCGGTTGGCGCCTTGTTATTGTATTTGGCGATAGCGCGTGGCTATGAGCCGCTGTTATTACTACCGATTGGTTTTGGTGCCATTTTGGCCAATATTCCAGCGGCGGGTTTTAACGATGAAGGTGGATTGCTGTGGTACGTGTATCACGTCGGCATTGAAACTGGTGTATTCCCATTGCTGATCTTTATGGGGGTTGGTGCGATGACAGACTTTGGGGCGCTTATTGCTAACCCTAAAATGCTGTTTTTAGGGGCCGCGGCGCAGTTCGGTATCTTTGCTACCTTGTTTGGGGCAATTACGCTTAACTTCATTCCTGGCTTTGAATTTACGCTAGCTGATGCTTCTGCTATTGCGATCATCGGTGGTGCCGATGGCCCAACGGCGATTTTCTTAGCGTCGCGTTTATCACCTGACTTACTCGGTGCGATAGCGGTAGCTGCGTATTCTTACATGGCACTGGTGCCAATTATCCAGCCGCCAATTATGAAAGCGCTAACATCGCAAAAAGAACGTGAAATCGTAATGGAGCAATTGCGTCCTGTTTCTAAGAAAGAGAAAGTATTGTTCCCATTAGCTGTGCTGTTTATGACAATCTTGTTCTTGCCTGCAGCAACCCCGCTAGTTGGTATGTTCTGTTTGGGTAACTTGATGAAAGAAGCTGGCGTGGTTGAGCGTTTAAGTAATACGGCGCAAAACGAGTTGATTAATATTGTTACTATCTTCTTAGGCTTAGCTGTTGGTTCTAAGTTATCGGCTGACAAATTCCTAACGATTGAAACGCTAGGTATTTTAGTCCTTGGTGCTGTGGCCTTTAGTATCGGTACTGCGTCTGGTGTAATGATGGCGAAGGTATTGGGTAAATTCTCGAAAACGCCAATTAATCCACTCGTTGGTGCGGCTGGTGTTTCGGCGGTACCTATGGCGGCACGTGTTGCCAATAAAGTTGGCTTAGAGGCTAACCCGCATAACTTCTTGTTGATGCACGCAATGGGCCCAAATGTGGCAGGTGTATTAGGTTCGGCAGTGGCTGCGGGTATTTTACTGGCGATTGTTGGTGGCTAG